One region of Sphingomonas bisphenolicum genomic DNA includes:
- a CDS encoding carboxymuconolactone decarboxylase family protein, translated as MGEKREQAMGLLKRMLAPEMAAELGKGPTGPSFAGQIGEMAMNNIFEPLWTDDTLDTRTRSLVTVSILIALRAYEELEIHFPAAIRNGATVAELEQVIYQASGYAGFPAAHSARNVAIAALGRAGMLG; from the coding sequence ATGGGAGAGAAACGCGAGCAGGCTATGGGCCTTCTGAAGAGGATGCTGGCGCCCGAAATGGCCGCCGAACTTGGCAAGGGGCCGACTGGGCCTTCCTTTGCCGGCCAGATCGGCGAGATGGCGATGAACAATATCTTCGAGCCGTTGTGGACCGACGACACGCTGGACACACGGACGCGCAGTCTGGTGACGGTGTCGATCCTGATCGCGTTGCGCGCCTATGAGGAACTGGAAATTCATTTTCCCGCCGCCATCCGCAACGGCGCGACGGTCGCCGAGCTGGAGCAGGTCATCTACCAGGCGAGCGGTTATGCCGGTTTCCCCGCTGCGCACAGCGCGCGCAATGTCGCGATCGCCGCGCTGGGGCGCGCAGGCATGTTGGGCTGA
- a CDS encoding membrane-bound PQQ-dependent dehydrogenase, glucose/quinate/shikimate family: protein MNAAVVPSPERRGFRARPYLFALLLLALGIVLAWGGSSLVRLGGSPYYLLAGLTVIASAVLVGTGRHAGAKVYGVMLAATLAWSIWESGFDGWALTARLAAPTVLGLWFLMPWTRRKLAGDAPWSWPTRIGIGVAALLLGAALNAAFGTRPVDPLFQTGMAPVPVATMAAVPAQQQVGDWASYGNDAGGTRFSPLAQITPANVGDLQPAWTYRFGPAPAGAPRSLQVTPIKVGDTLYACTSYNDIVALDAETGHQRWRYRARTDVSGAPHGACRGVSYYPVPGATGACAARIFTNTIDARLIAVDAATGKPCQDFGHNGIVSLQEGMPKSPKGYYYVSSAPTIARGRIVLGGWVFDNMYWGEPSGVIRAFDAVTGRLSWAFDIGRPDRKGAPPPGETYTPSTPNSWAPMSVDDKLGLIYAPLGGAVLDYAGHARRPFDDAWSGSVVALDAETGTPRWKFQTVHHDLWDYDVASQPTLVDLPMPGGVRHALIQPTKRGEMFVLDRETGKPLYPVTEHAAPTRGAVPGERPSPSQPYSDAMPSFRGPLLTEQSMWGVTPLDQLWCRIAFREARYDGPLTPPGFTPNIVSPGFLGGSDWGSVSIDADRHLMIVNSNRMANYIKLIARATADKMGIAPADLTKTTSGEGAGYAALKGTPVAVKIYPFLSPIFAPCQAPPWGNISAVDLVTGKLVWTHRLGTARDSGPLGLSSMLPFRIGVPNMGGAVTTRGGLFFLAATQDRYLRAFDTATGEVLWRSRLPAGGQSTPMTYLSPGGRQMVAVAAGGHPMMNTRAGDYLIAYALPAKAK, encoded by the coding sequence GTGAACGCGGCTGTCGTGCCATCGCCGGAACGCCGCGGCTTTCGCGCGCGCCCTTATCTGTTCGCCCTGTTGCTGCTGGCGCTGGGCATCGTGCTGGCCTGGGGTGGATCGTCGCTCGTGCGGCTGGGCGGATCGCCCTATTATCTGCTGGCGGGCCTGACCGTCATCGCCAGTGCTGTACTGGTGGGGACGGGACGTCACGCGGGGGCCAAAGTCTATGGCGTGATGCTGGCGGCGACACTGGCCTGGTCGATCTGGGAGTCGGGCTTCGACGGCTGGGCGCTGACCGCGCGGCTCGCCGCGCCGACGGTGCTGGGCCTGTGGTTCCTCATGCCCTGGACCCGGCGCAAGCTGGCGGGCGACGCGCCCTGGTCCTGGCCGACGCGGATCGGCATAGGAGTGGCCGCCCTGCTGCTGGGCGCGGCGCTCAACGCTGCGTTCGGCACCCGGCCGGTCGATCCTCTATTCCAGACCGGCATGGCGCCGGTCCCGGTCGCGACGATGGCGGCGGTCCCCGCGCAGCAGCAGGTCGGCGACTGGGCAAGCTATGGCAATGACGCGGGGGGCACCCGCTTCTCGCCATTGGCGCAGATCACGCCTGCCAATGTCGGCGACCTTCAGCCGGCCTGGACCTACCGCTTCGGTCCGGCGCCGGCCGGCGCACCCCGGTCGTTGCAGGTGACGCCGATCAAGGTCGGCGACACGCTCTACGCCTGCACCAGCTATAACGACATCGTGGCGCTGGACGCGGAGACCGGGCATCAGCGCTGGCGCTATCGCGCGCGCACCGACGTCAGTGGCGCCCCTCATGGTGCGTGCCGGGGGGTATCTTATTATCCCGTGCCCGGAGCGACCGGCGCCTGTGCCGCGCGCATCTTCACCAACACGATCGACGCGCGCCTGATTGCGGTGGATGCAGCGACCGGCAAGCCTTGCCAGGATTTCGGCCACAACGGAATCGTGTCCCTGCAGGAGGGCATGCCCAAGTCGCCCAAGGGCTATTATTATGTCAGCTCCGCGCCAACCATCGCGCGCGGCCGCATCGTGCTGGGCGGATGGGTGTTCGACAATATGTATTGGGGCGAGCCGTCCGGCGTGATCCGCGCCTTCGACGCCGTCACCGGCAGGCTGAGCTGGGCGTTCGACATCGGACGGCCTGACCGCAAGGGCGCGCCGCCGCCGGGGGAAACCTATACCCCGTCCACCCCCAATAGCTGGGCGCCGATGAGCGTGGACGACAAGCTGGGCCTGATCTACGCGCCCTTGGGCGGGGCAGTGCTGGACTATGCCGGCCACGCCCGCCGCCCGTTCGACGACGCCTGGTCGGGTTCCGTCGTCGCGCTGGACGCGGAAACCGGAACCCCGCGCTGGAAGTTCCAGACCGTCCATCACGACCTGTGGGACTATGACGTCGCGTCGCAGCCGACGCTGGTGGACCTGCCGATGCCGGGTGGCGTCCGCCATGCCTTGATCCAGCCAACCAAGCGGGGCGAGATGTTCGTGCTGGACCGGGAGACGGGCAAGCCACTCTATCCCGTGACAGAACATGCTGCGCCAACGCGCGGCGCGGTGCCGGGGGAGCGCCCATCGCCCAGCCAGCCCTATTCGGATGCGATGCCGTCCTTCCGGGGGCCATTGCTCACCGAGCAGTCCATGTGGGGCGTGACGCCCTTGGATCAGCTCTGGTGCCGTATCGCCTTTCGCGAGGCGCGCTATGACGGGCCGCTGACGCCGCCCGGCTTCACACCCAATATCGTATCGCCCGGTTTCCTGGGCGGGTCGGACTGGGGCAGCGTGTCGATCGACGCCGACCGCCATCTGATGATCGTCAATTCCAATCGCATGGCAAATTACATCAAACTCATCGCGCGTGCGACCGCCGACAAGATGGGCATCGCCCCTGCCGACCTGACGAAGACGACAAGCGGGGAGGGGGCGGGCTATGCCGCGCTCAAAGGCACGCCGGTCGCGGTGAAGATCTATCCCTTCCTCTCGCCCATCTTCGCGCCCTGCCAGGCTCCGCCCTGGGGCAATATCAGCGCGGTCGATCTGGTCACGGGCAAGCTGGTGTGGACGCACAGGCTGGGCACAGCGCGTGACAGTGGTCCGCTCGGCCTTTCATCCATGCTGCCCTTCCGTATCGGTGTGCCCAATATGGGCGGCGCGGTGACGACGCGCGGGGGTCTGTTCTTCCTCGCCGCGACCCAGGACCGCTATCTGCGCGCTTTCGACACCGCGACCGGCGAGGTGCTGTGGCGCTCGCGCCTGCCAGCCGGCGGCCAGTCGACACCGATGACCTATTTGTCGCCCGGCGGGCGACAGATGGTGGCCGTCGCGGCCGGCGGCCATCCCATGATGAACACCAGGGCCGGCGACTATCTGATCGCTTATGCCTTACCTGCAAAAGCCAAATGA
- a CDS encoding MFS transporter yields MSGPRGRARRPAYTLALLTCVYFFYLLDRNAVLVTQELFKAEFHLSDTQVGLATGLSYGVFYALVGLPLGFMIDRTNRSRLLGALVAIWSGGTMLCALAGQFWHLAVSRAIVGAAESGGSPTSLSILSDLYPPEKRATVSSIFFAGAGVGGIVSFLVGGYIAQHFGWRAVFFVYGAPGLLLAALIWLTVPEPKRRAITDTSVARGFWTTARGLIQDRALLPVYCGSVLYTLSMSGVGSWMVPYLMRVHHLPVATAGVTVALAFGLLATLGSIGFGFASDWFERKRKGGMLTALAIAALFNGGAGIALAVSQYFPVALACFALWGVSALVYSGPANAGIAGLAPERARGVGFALFAVLCNLIGSGLGPLLTGLLSDWLAPALGARSISAAIGVLATVQLGAAVAFFLAARQWRARQQV; encoded by the coding sequence ATGAGCGGTCCCAGAGGACGCGCGCGCCGTCCGGCCTACACGCTGGCGCTCCTGACCTGCGTCTATTTCTTCTACCTGCTCGATCGCAATGCCGTGCTGGTGACGCAGGAGTTGTTCAAGGCGGAATTCCACCTGAGCGACACGCAGGTGGGTCTCGCCACGGGGCTGAGCTATGGTGTGTTCTACGCACTGGTCGGCCTGCCGCTCGGCTTCATGATCGACCGGACGAACCGGTCCCGACTGCTCGGCGCGCTGGTCGCGATCTGGAGCGGGGGCACCATGCTCTGTGCGCTGGCGGGGCAGTTCTGGCATCTGGCGGTGTCGCGCGCCATCGTCGGCGCGGCGGAATCGGGCGGATCGCCGACGTCGCTTTCGATCCTGAGCGACCTGTATCCGCCTGAGAAGCGCGCGACCGTTTCCAGCATCTTCTTCGCTGGCGCCGGCGTCGGCGGCATCGTCAGCTTTCTTGTGGGGGGCTATATCGCGCAGCATTTCGGCTGGCGAGCGGTATTCTTCGTCTATGGCGCTCCGGGCCTGCTGCTCGCCGCGCTCATCTGGTTGACCGTGCCCGAGCCGAAGCGTCGGGCGATCACCGATACGAGCGTGGCGCGCGGCTTCTGGACGACCGCGCGCGGGCTTATCCAGGATCGCGCGCTGCTGCCCGTCTATTGCGGGTCGGTGCTTTATACCCTGTCCATGTCGGGTGTCGGCAGCTGGATGGTGCCCTATCTGATGCGGGTCCATCATCTGCCGGTCGCGACTGCGGGCGTCACGGTAGCGCTTGCCTTCGGGCTGTTGGCGACGCTGGGCAGCATCGGTTTCGGCTTTGCGTCGGATTGGTTCGAGCGGAAGCGCAAGGGCGGGATGCTGACCGCGCTCGCTATCGCCGCGCTGTTCAACGGCGGCGCCGGGATCGCGCTCGCGGTGTCGCAATATTTCCCGGTTGCGCTCGCCTGCTTTGCCCTGTGGGGCGTGAGTGCGCTGGTCTATTCCGGGCCGGCCAATGCGGGCATCGCCGGCCTGGCGCCCGAACGCGCGCGGGGCGTGGGTTTTGCCTTGTTCGCAGTGCTGTGCAACCTCATCGGGTCGGGGCTGGGGCCTTTGCTGACGGGCCTGTTGTCGGATTGGCTGGCGCCTGCGCTGGGCGCGCGTTCGATCAGTGCGGCGATTGGCGTGCTTGCAACCGTCCAGCTCGGTGCGGCCGTCGCCTTTTTCCTGGCGGCGCGCCAATGGCGAGCGCGCCAGCAGGTCTGA
- a CDS encoding TonB-dependent receptor, protein MKLMEMVSASALAMGAVTVFPVYAQTAESSAKAPPQETASDASFSDIIVTANRREENAQTVPVSVIAFGTEALAEKSVRSLGDLTAVAPGIRFVHQGGGGNMNVVMRGLQRIPIGVAPNAVINYFADIPLNFQGSNIPAYDLGSVQVLKGPQGTLFGRNAIGGAVIITPQAPTYNLEGYVRGSYGNYDYKDVEGAINVPIIDGKIALRLSGKMTRRDGYTKNLSGGHDMDDVHQDSFRASLLIEPTDGFRNITIFDWFRAREAGTGSILSAVLPTGLVRVPQLAHFFDCHTVNAFNPGCGAIPGALPAGNDIDDTFALQQQLGPRKTFSEINQRLNRDLWGVSNKTEFALSDAVTLRNIFGYRRTHLETDLNTDGVAFTPLPIITASNRAREEQISDEFHVFGTLFNDRLDYLVGAFYIKENPTGLEGSNFPVAAAAGPWVIAYTDKTNKAVFGQLGFKITDSIKLNGGIRYNKTSQSACSVTEKNTVPTILIDTSEPSIAPDACASAAGASTASTKESATTYNVGVDWQVSDSIFAYVTHRKGYREGGLNYPGFTTPCTTGNSNGVCIGNNGLPTANPADLRPYQSYQPETLKDVEIGVKSEFRLGEGRLRFNVSAYRGTYSNAVVAFNTSAIVPSNDTSAPQSSSIGINVGKRRLSGFETEVMFQPNRSLSFTNTLAYVHQKILSNTLPDIPGLQLPSLTPASPKWSLTNSIRWVLPFRPADGEIVLNADHYHQSRFYNGNDTFAAYDNVNARIEWSGIGGSGMTVAAFLRNAFNDTYAYASSASSASLGIFTRSYNEPRMYGLELGYKF, encoded by the coding sequence ATGAAGTTGATGGAAATGGTGAGCGCGAGCGCGCTGGCCATGGGGGCGGTGACGGTCTTCCCGGTCTATGCCCAGACAGCCGAAAGTTCCGCGAAGGCGCCGCCACAGGAAACGGCCAGCGACGCATCCTTTAGCGACATCATCGTCACGGCTAATCGGCGCGAGGAAAATGCCCAGACCGTTCCCGTATCGGTGATTGCATTCGGCACCGAGGCGCTGGCCGAAAAGAGCGTGCGCTCGCTGGGAGACCTGACGGCCGTCGCCCCCGGCATACGCTTCGTCCACCAGGGCGGCGGCGGCAATATGAACGTCGTCATGCGCGGGCTGCAGCGCATCCCGATCGGCGTCGCGCCGAATGCGGTCATCAATTACTTTGCCGACATCCCGCTGAATTTCCAGGGATCCAACATTCCAGCCTATGATCTGGGCAGCGTTCAGGTGCTCAAGGGACCGCAAGGTACATTGTTCGGCCGCAACGCCATTGGTGGCGCCGTAATCATTACGCCCCAGGCACCTACCTATAATCTGGAAGGCTATGTCCGCGGCAGCTACGGCAATTACGATTATAAGGACGTCGAAGGCGCCATCAACGTGCCGATCATCGATGGCAAGATCGCCCTGCGCCTGTCCGGCAAGATGACCCGCCGTGATGGATACACCAAAAATCTGTCCGGCGGGCACGACATGGACGATGTTCACCAGGACAGCTTCCGCGCCTCGCTGCTGATCGAACCGACCGACGGGTTCCGCAATATCACGATATTCGACTGGTTCCGCGCACGCGAGGCCGGCACCGGCTCGATCTTGAGCGCCGTGCTGCCCACGGGCCTCGTCCGTGTCCCGCAACTGGCCCATTTCTTCGATTGCCATACCGTCAACGCGTTCAACCCCGGCTGCGGCGCCATTCCCGGCGCCCTTCCGGCGGGCAACGACATTGACGACACCTTTGCGCTCCAGCAACAACTGGGGCCACGCAAGACCTTCTCGGAAATCAACCAGCGCCTCAACCGCGACCTGTGGGGCGTATCCAACAAGACCGAGTTCGCGTTGAGCGACGCGGTGACGCTGCGCAACATCTTCGGCTATCGCCGCACCCATCTGGAAACCGACCTCAACACCGACGGCGTCGCCTTCACGCCGCTGCCGATCATCACCGCATCGAACCGGGCGCGCGAAGAGCAAATCAGCGACGAATTCCACGTCTTCGGTACGCTGTTCAACGACCGGCTCGATTATCTGGTCGGCGCTTTCTACATCAAGGAAAACCCGACCGGTTTGGAGGGCAGCAACTTTCCCGTCGCCGCCGCCGCGGGCCCCTGGGTGATCGCCTATACCGACAAGACCAACAAGGCTGTGTTCGGCCAGCTCGGTTTCAAGATCACGGACAGCATCAAGCTGAATGGCGGCATCCGCTACAACAAGACGTCGCAAAGCGCCTGTTCGGTAACCGAGAAGAACACGGTGCCGACCATCCTGATCGACACGTCGGAACCCTCCATCGCCCCGGACGCCTGTGCCTCGGCGGCTGGCGCCAGCACGGCAAGCACGAAGGAAAGCGCAACTACCTACAATGTGGGTGTCGACTGGCAGGTCTCGGATTCAATCTTCGCCTATGTCACCCACCGGAAGGGCTACCGCGAGGGCGGCCTCAACTATCCGGGCTTCACCACGCCTTGCACGACGGGCAATTCCAACGGCGTCTGCATCGGCAACAACGGCTTGCCCACGGCCAATCCGGCCGACCTTCGTCCCTATCAATCCTATCAGCCCGAAACGCTCAAGGATGTCGAAATCGGCGTGAAGTCTGAATTCCGCCTGGGCGAGGGCCGGCTGCGCTTCAACGTATCGGCCTATCGCGGCACTTATTCGAATGCTGTGGTCGCCTTCAACACCTCAGCCATCGTACCGTCGAACGACACGTCGGCGCCCCAATCGAGTTCGATCGGCATCAATGTCGGCAAGCGCCGCCTGTCGGGCTTCGAGACCGAAGTGATGTTCCAGCCCAACCGGAGCCTCAGCTTCACCAACACGCTGGCCTATGTGCATCAGAAGATCCTCTCGAACACGCTGCCTGACATTCCAGGCCTGCAACTGCCCTCGCTTACGCCCGCTTCGCCCAAATGGTCGCTCACCAACTCGATCCGCTGGGTGCTGCCGTTCCGCCCGGCCGATGGCGAGATCGTGCTGAATGCCGACCATTATCACCAGAGCCGCTTCTACAACGGCAACGACACGTTCGCGGCCTATGACAATGTCAACGCGCGGATCGAATGGAGCGGCATCGGCGGTAGCGGCATGACGGTGGCGGCTTTCCTGCGCAACGCCTTTAACGACACCTACGCCTATGCCAGCTCGGCCAGTTCGGCGAGCCTGGGCATCTTCACCCGTTCCTATAACGAGCCGCGTATGTACGGCCTGGAGCTGGGCTACAAATTCTGA
- a CDS encoding VOC family protein yields MKQTVDPFGIFFQLRYVARDIRGAVAMLETRMGARRIDLISDFADPAGNAVAIRSLAHLSMGDVEIEIIQPRLNWPSIYLDALPIGGAMIGLHHLGYMQSDMPSWEAAMRTIRASGMDIAMEGDTPNARFAYVDTRPLVGHFTEMVYRASR; encoded by the coding sequence ATGAAGCAGACGGTCGATCCATTCGGCATTTTCTTCCAGCTTCGCTATGTCGCCCGCGACATTCGGGGCGCGGTCGCCATGCTGGAAACCCGGATGGGCGCACGCCGTATTGACCTGATCTCGGATTTCGCCGATCCGGCGGGGAATGCCGTCGCGATACGGTCGCTGGCTCATTTGTCGATGGGTGATGTCGAGATCGAGATCATCCAACCCCGGCTCAACTGGCCTTCGATCTATCTCGACGCCCTGCCGATCGGTGGCGCCATGATAGGGCTCCATCATCTGGGCTACATGCAATCCGACATGCCTTCGTGGGAGGCTGCGATGCGGACGATACGCGCGTCGGGCATGGACATCGCCATGGAAGGCGACACCCCGAACGCACGCTTCGCCTACGTCGATACCAGACCTCTTGTGGGGCATTTCACCGAAATGGTCTATCGCGCTTCGAGATAG
- a CDS encoding TetR/AcrR family transcriptional regulator codes for MASDPVRRLKDVSTAAPSRVPLDIVETASPQKRLRILHRATEIFLERGFAGTNLDEIAFAAGVGKAAIYQLFGDKTELFAQCLLEAVGTSSVLLRNTLRTDLPIKQVLSDFAEQHILRMFRPVCGSQPYYQFARVLLSAAITHPELSRRCLEVFRQEEGLPLRQYFAEMLRTGALVNAEPEFLAEHFFQTIFFTNHVILEPVHAEEYRDIRAHAERTVHLFLYGCSPLAPSAVE; via the coding sequence ATGGCTTCTGATCCCGTCCGGCGGCTGAAGGATGTTTCCACCGCCGCACCGTCGCGTGTCCCTCTCGACATTGTCGAGACTGCTTCGCCCCAGAAGCGCCTGCGGATTCTGCATCGTGCGACCGAGATTTTCCTGGAGCGCGGATTTGCCGGCACCAATCTGGACGAGATCGCCTTCGCAGCGGGCGTGGGAAAGGCAGCGATCTACCAGTTGTTCGGCGACAAGACCGAACTGTTCGCGCAATGCCTTCTGGAAGCAGTCGGGACGAGTTCGGTGCTGTTGCGGAATACATTGCGAACCGACCTGCCGATCAAGCAGGTGCTGAGCGACTTTGCCGAACAACATATATTGCGCATGTTCCGTCCCGTCTGCGGATCGCAGCCCTATTATCAGTTCGCGCGCGTCCTGTTGAGCGCGGCCATAACTCATCCCGAACTGAGCCGTCGATGCCTGGAAGTGTTCCGTCAAGAAGAAGGCTTGCCGCTGCGGCAATATTTTGCCGAAATGCTGCGCACCGGCGCCCTCGTGAATGCCGAACCGGAGTTTCTGGCCGAACATTTCTTCCAGACCATCTTTTTCACCAATCATGTCATTCTCGAACCAGTCCATGCCGAGGAATATCGCGACATTCGCGCGCATGCCGAGCGGACCGTGCATCTGTTCCTCTACGGCTGCAGCCCGCTCGCTCCCTCCGCCGTCGAATGA
- a CDS encoding aldehyde dehydrogenase family protein, with product MTAPTTPIPVHLHIGDRRLAQASGGTHDHIYPADGSTTSRIPLAGAAEAQEAVEAASEAFKSWRRSKPIERRQMLQRLAQLIRDNDAEFGRLGALDNGTPATFAAGGAHIAAEWIDYYAGWADRIESRVNSTVMADGELGYTLAEPYGVIGVIITWNGPLISLGMKVAPAIAAGNTVVVKPSEMTPYSGELFMKLAAEAGIPAGVINMIPGSIEAGDALVRHPLVEKVSFTGGPVTARKILAACAEQMKPAVLELGGKSANIIFPDADLDAACTFGVFNSIGMMSGQGCAFPTRLLVHTDIYDQVVERVLAIAAHIKVGDPFDAVTTSGPVINEAGMNRILAMIETAKARGAGTLLMGGNRIGGALASGYFIEPTIFGEVDPDSELAQKELFGPVLAISRFRDEAEAIRIANATRYGLSAYAETRDLGIAMRLAEELKSGCVLINQSRNIQPKRPFGGLLDSGYGREGGKEGLDEFLRVKTVGIGLPR from the coding sequence GTGACCGCACCGACAACCCCGATCCCTGTCCATCTGCATATCGGCGACCGTAGATTAGCGCAGGCATCTGGCGGCACGCACGATCATATCTATCCCGCGGACGGATCGACCACGAGCCGCATCCCGCTGGCGGGCGCCGCCGAAGCGCAGGAGGCGGTTGAGGCTGCGTCAGAGGCGTTCAAGAGCTGGCGCCGGTCCAAGCCCATCGAGCGGCGCCAGATGCTGCAGCGTCTGGCGCAACTGATACGCGATAATGACGCGGAGTTCGGACGGCTGGGGGCGCTGGACAACGGTACGCCTGCAACCTTTGCGGCGGGCGGGGCGCATATCGCCGCTGAATGGATCGACTATTATGCCGGTTGGGCGGACCGGATCGAAAGCCGGGTCAACAGCACGGTGATGGCCGACGGCGAACTGGGCTACACGCTGGCCGAACCCTATGGCGTGATCGGCGTCATCATCACCTGGAACGGTCCGCTGATCTCGCTGGGCATGAAAGTCGCGCCGGCGATCGCGGCGGGCAATACGGTGGTGGTGAAGCCGTCCGAGATGACGCCCTATTCTGGCGAGCTGTTCATGAAGCTGGCGGCGGAGGCGGGCATTCCGGCTGGCGTCATCAACATGATCCCCGGATCGATCGAGGCGGGCGACGCGCTGGTGCGGCATCCTCTGGTCGAGAAGGTGAGCTTCACCGGCGGGCCAGTGACGGCGCGCAAGATATTGGCGGCCTGCGCCGAACAGATGAAACCCGCGGTGCTGGAACTGGGCGGAAAGTCGGCCAATATCATCTTCCCCGATGCCGATCTGGATGCAGCCTGCACCTTCGGCGTGTTCAATTCGATCGGCATGATGAGCGGCCAGGGGTGCGCCTTCCCCACGCGGCTGCTGGTTCATACGGACATTTACGACCAGGTCGTCGAGCGGGTGTTGGCGATCGCCGCCCACATCAAGGTCGGCGATCCCTTCGACGCTGTCACGACGTCAGGCCCGGTGATCAACGAGGCCGGCATGAACCGCATCCTGGCGATGATCGAAACCGCGAAGGCACGGGGTGCGGGGACATTGCTGATGGGTGGAAACCGGATCGGCGGTGCACTGGCCAGCGGCTATTTCATCGAGCCGACCATATTCGGAGAGGTCGATCCGGATTCGGAACTGGCGCAGAAGGAATTGTTCGGCCCGGTACTGGCGATCAGTCGCTTTCGTGACGAGGCCGAGGCGATCCGCATCGCCAACGCCACCCGTTACGGCCTGTCCGCCTATGCCGAAACGCGCGATCTCGGCATTGCGATGCGGCTGGCGGAAGAGCTGAAGAGCGGCTGCGTGCTGATTAACCAGTCCCGTAACATCCAGCCCAAGCGACCGTTCGGCGGACTGCTCGACAGCGGCTATGGGCGCGAGGGCGGCAAGGAGGGGCTGGACGAGTTCCTGCGGGTCAAGACCGTCGGCATCGGGCTGCCGCGGTGA
- a CDS encoding SDR family oxidoreductase, which yields MDSLAGKVAIITGAASGIGRATALSLAARGTSILVADINADAAKTVAGEIETAGGDAIAQPCDITCDNAFEALKDKALDRFGRVDIVMNNAGGLTRGLPEHVPLDEWRRVLDVNLLSVVRSNLAFLPLLIAQGSGHIVNTASFAGLMTYAFDRLAYSASKAAVVQISEGLALYLRPKGIGVTVLCPGPVKTNIMASLRTFGPPTDTRGPGPAFDLMEPAEVGEQVADAILANSFMLPTHAQIRDHLIDRAGDWDGFIDRQIADPHIVARAADA from the coding sequence ATGGACAGTCTTGCGGGAAAAGTCGCCATCATCACCGGTGCCGCCAGTGGCATCGGCCGCGCTACGGCGCTGTCGCTGGCGGCGCGCGGCACGTCGATCCTCGTCGCTGACATTAACGCCGATGCCGCGAAGACGGTGGCTGGAGAGATCGAGACCGCCGGCGGCGACGCCATTGCCCAGCCGTGCGACATCACCTGCGACAACGCGTTCGAGGCACTCAAGGACAAGGCGCTCGACCGGTTCGGTCGGGTCGATATCGTCATGAACAATGCCGGCGGGCTGACCCGGGGATTGCCCGAGCATGTCCCGCTTGACGAGTGGCGCCGGGTGCTGGACGTCAACCTGCTGTCGGTGGTGCGCAGCAACCTCGCTTTCCTGCCGCTGCTGATCGCGCAGGGCAGCGGCCATATCGTCAATACCGCCTCCTTCGCCGGGCTCATGACCTATGCCTTCGACCGGCTGGCCTATTCGGCCTCCAAGGCGGCGGTGGTCCAGATTTCCGAGGGGCTCGCCCTCTATCTGCGCCCCAAGGGTATTGGGGTTACGGTGCTGTGCCCCGGACCGGTGAAGACGAACATCATGGCAAGCCTGCGCACTTTCGGCCCGCCCACCGATACGCGGGGGCCGGGGCCGGCTTTTGACCTGATGGAGCCAGCCGAGGTCGGAGAGCAGGTCGCCGACGCCATATTGGCCAACAGCTTCATGCTGCCGACGCACGCCCAGATCCGCGACCATCTGATCGACCGGGCAGGCGATTGGGATGGCTTCATCGACCGGCAGATTGCCGACCCGCACATTGTCGCCCGCGCGGCCGACGCATGA